In Myotis daubentonii chromosome 16, mMyoDau2.1, whole genome shotgun sequence, one DNA window encodes the following:
- the KCNJ16 gene encoding inward rectifier potassium channel 16 has product MSYYGSSYPIVNVDPKYPGYPPEHIIAEKRRARRRLLHKDGSCNVYFKHIFGEWGSYVVDIFTTLVDTKWRHMFVIFSLSYILSWLIFGSIFWLIAFHHGDLLNNPDITPCVDNVHSFTGAFLFSLETQTTIGYGYRCVTEECSVAVLTVILQSILGCIINTFIIGAALAKMATARKRAQTIRFSYFALIGMRDGKLCLMWRIGDFRPNHVVEGTVRAQLLRYTEDSEGRMTMAFKDLKLVNDQIILVTPVTIVHEIDHESPLYSLDRKAVAKDNFEILVTFIYTGDSTGTSHQSRSSYVPREILWGHRFNDVLEVKRKYYKVNCLQFEGSVEVYAPFCSAKQLDWKDQQLHNMEKAPGGRGSGLSDTKVRRRSFSAVAIVSSCESPEETPSSGLDECKEAPYQKALLTLNRISVESQM; this is encoded by the coding sequence ATGAGCTACTACGGCAGCAGCTACCCGATCGTGAATGTGGACCCCAAGTACCCAGGTTACCCCCCGGAGCACATCATCGCGGAGAAGAGGCGGGCCCGCCGCCGCCTGCTGCACAAAGACGGCAGCTGCAACGTGTACTTCAAGCACATCTTCGGGGAGTGGGGCAGCTACGTGGTGGACATCTTCACCACCCTGGTCGACACCAAGTGGCGCCACATGTTCGTCATCTTCTCCCTGTCTTACATCCTCTCCTGGCTGATCTTTGGCTCCATCTTTTGGCTGATCGCCTTTCACCACGGAGACCTGCTGAATAACCCAGACATCACGCCCTGTGTTGACAACGTCCATTCTTTCACGGGTGCCTTTTTATTCTCCCTGGAGACCCAGACCACCATCGGCTACGGCTACCGCTGTGTCACCGAGGAGTGCTCTGTGGCCGTGCTCACCGTCATCCTCCAGTCCATCCTCGGCTGCATCATCAATACCTTCATCATCGGAGCGGCCTTGGCCAAGATGGCCACGGCTCGGAAGAGAGCCCAGACCATCCGCTTCAGCTACTTCGCCCTCATCGGCATGAGAGACGGGAAGCTCTGCCTCATGTGGCGGATCGGGGACTTCCGGCCCAACCACGTGGTGGAAGGCACCGTGCGGGCCCAGCTTCTCCGCTACACAGAAGACAGCGAGGGCCGCATGACAATGGCCTTTAAAGACCTCAAGTTGGTCAATGACCAGATTATCCTCGTCACACCGGTCACCATTGTTCATGAAATCGACCATGAGAGCCCTCTGTACTCCCTGGACCGGAAGGCAGTGGCCAAGGACAACTTTGAGATTTTGGTGACATTCATCTACACGGGCGACTCCACAGGGACCTCCCACCAGTCCCGGAGTTCCTACGTCCCCCGGGAGATTCTCTGGGGTCACAGGTTCAACGATGTCTTGGAGGTGAAGAGAAAGTACTACAAAGTGAACTGCTTACAGTTCGAGGGGAGCGTGGAGGTCTACGCCCCCTTTTGCAGCGCCAAACAACTGGACTGGAAGGACCAGCAGCTCCACAACATGGAAAAGGCCCCCGGAGGCCGAGGATCCGGGCTGTCAGACACCAAGGTCAGGAGAAGGTCATTTAGTGCCGTCGCCATTGTCAGCAGCTGCGAAAGCCCCGAGGAGACCCCCAGCTCTGGCCTGGATGAGTGTAAGGAAGCCCCTTACCAGAAGGCTCTCCTGACTTTAAACAGAATCTCCGTGGAATCCCAAATGTAG